One Myxococcus stipitatus DNA segment encodes these proteins:
- a CDS encoding SOS response-associated peptidase, which yields MCGRVTVRTSPDQLVVELGLAGIRVAVDRPRFNLAPTQLMPVVPNDGARMLDAFRWGLIPSWAKEASIGNKLINARGETVAEKPSFRSALKRRRCLVLVDGWYEWKQSTKPKTPFLFHRQDGRPMALAGLWEEWTAPDTGEVLRTCTIITTGPNALMAPIHDRMPVILTPTGQEVWLRPEPQDAAVLLPLLVPSEDTGLEAYEVSRVVNAPTHDVPACVERVAA from the coding sequence ATGTGTGGCCGAGTCACCGTCCGGACCTCTCCTGATCAACTCGTCGTCGAGCTGGGGCTCGCGGGCATCCGCGTGGCCGTGGACCGGCCGCGCTTCAACCTCGCACCCACGCAGCTGATGCCGGTGGTGCCGAATGACGGTGCCCGGATGCTGGACGCGTTCCGCTGGGGGCTCATCCCCTCGTGGGCGAAGGAGGCGTCCATCGGCAACAAGCTCATCAACGCGCGGGGCGAGACGGTGGCGGAGAAGCCCAGCTTCCGCAGCGCGCTCAAGCGGCGTCGCTGCCTCGTGCTCGTGGATGGCTGGTACGAGTGGAAGCAGTCCACGAAGCCGAAGACGCCGTTCCTCTTCCATCGTCAGGACGGTCGCCCCATGGCCCTCGCGGGGTTGTGGGAGGAGTGGACGGCGCCGGACACGGGCGAGGTGCTGCGCACCTGCACCATCATCACCACCGGGCCCAACGCGCTGATGGCGCCCATCCACGACCGGATGCCCGTCATCCTCACTCCGACGGGGCAGGAGGTCTGGTTGCGCCCGGAGCCGCAGGACGCCGCCGTGCTGCTGCCGCTGCTGGTGCCCTCCGAGGACACGGGCCTGGAGGCCTACGAGGTGTCGCGCGTCGTCAACGCGCCCACGCACGACGTCCCCGCCTGCGTGGAGCGCGTGGCGGCGTAG
- a CDS encoding DoxX family protein: MVGRMALGWTLVRVVFGLTLGLGHGWSKVTGDMSGFARGVAELGFPFPLFFAWCASLAEFLGGLLVAVGLFTRPAAAFAGFTMLVALFRHRADSFGRMELALLYLSVMAAVMLVGAGPYSLDARVRRKA; the protein is encoded by the coding sequence ATGGTGGGACGGATGGCGCTGGGATGGACGCTGGTGCGGGTCGTGTTCGGCCTGACGCTGGGCCTGGGACACGGCTGGTCGAAGGTCACCGGCGACATGTCGGGGTTCGCGCGGGGCGTGGCGGAGCTGGGCTTCCCCTTCCCACTGTTCTTCGCGTGGTGCGCGTCGCTGGCGGAGTTCCTGGGCGGGCTGCTCGTGGCCGTCGGCCTGTTCACCCGTCCGGCCGCCGCGTTCGCGGGCTTCACCATGCTGGTGGCGCTGTTCCGGCACCGCGCGGACTCGTTCGGCCGCATGGAGCTGGCGCTGCTCTACCTCTCCGTCATGGCGGCGGTGATGCTGGTGGGCGCCGGGCCGTACAGCCTCGACGCCCGCGTCCGGCGCAAGGCCTGA
- a CDS encoding sensor histidine kinase encodes MWRFGIWTAPGLLSAVETYFFALSGARPLELWRAFASQLPAWYVWVPATPGLFLLARRFPLSRPVQVRAVSAHVLACLGVGSVFGLVYTLCHVAFGPGMEGPSPAFARLLLRFSLGWLPMVAMAYAAVLGVAHALSSRRREREQERQAARLAVELAGARLQALQTQLHPHFLFNTLNAIVVLVRERETDAAARMLVLLSDILRRLLQQGATQEVPLRDEVSLLSRYLEIQRLRFEDRLRVVWDVDEAVMDAQVPHLVLQPLVENAIRHGVSMRTAAGALSIRARGQGDRLSLVVEDDGPGLPAAFSLERGAGIGLSNTRERLARLYGAEGRLELTARVEGTGTVARVELPLRKLASTTGREATNE; translated from the coding sequence TGGCGGTTCGGGATATGGACCGCGCCGGGGTTGCTCTCCGCGGTGGAGACGTATTTCTTCGCCTTGTCGGGAGCCCGACCGCTCGAGTTGTGGCGTGCCTTCGCGTCGCAGCTCCCCGCCTGGTACGTGTGGGTCCCCGCCACGCCGGGGTTGTTCCTGCTCGCGAGACGGTTCCCCCTGTCGCGACCCGTCCAGGTCCGGGCGGTGTCGGCGCACGTGCTGGCCTGCCTGGGGGTGGGGAGCGTCTTCGGGCTGGTGTACACGCTGTGCCACGTGGCGTTCGGCCCGGGGATGGAGGGCCCGTCGCCGGCGTTCGCCCGCCTGCTCCTGCGCTTCTCGCTGGGCTGGCTGCCGATGGTGGCGATGGCCTACGCGGCCGTGCTGGGCGTCGCGCACGCGCTCTCCTCCCGGCGACGGGAGCGGGAGCAGGAGCGGCAGGCGGCCCGGCTCGCGGTCGAGCTGGCCGGCGCGCGGCTCCAGGCGCTCCAGACGCAGCTGCACCCGCATTTCCTGTTCAACACGCTCAACGCCATCGTCGTGCTGGTGCGGGAGCGGGAGACGGACGCCGCCGCGAGGATGCTCGTCTTGCTGAGCGACATCCTGCGGCGGCTGCTCCAGCAGGGCGCGACGCAGGAGGTCCCCTTGCGCGACGAGGTGTCCCTGCTGTCGCGCTACCTGGAGATCCAGCGGCTGCGCTTCGAGGACCGGCTGCGCGTCGTCTGGGACGTGGACGAGGCGGTGATGGACGCCCAGGTCCCGCACCTCGTGTTGCAGCCCCTGGTGGAGAACGCCATCCGCCACGGAGTGTCCATGCGCACGGCGGCGGGGGCGTTGAGCATCCGCGCCCGGGGGCAGGGCGACAGGCTGTCGCTGGTGGTGGAGGACGATGGGCCCGGTCTGCCCGCCGCGTTCTCGCTGGAGCGGGGCGCGGGCATCGGCCTGTCCAACACGCGCGAGCGGTTGGCCCGTCTCTATGGGGCCGAGGGGCGGCTGGAGCTGACCGCGCGGGTGGAGGGGACGGGGACGGTGGCCAGGGTCGAGCTGCCCTTGCGGAAGCTCGCGTCCACGACGGGGCGGGAGGCCACGAATGAGTGA
- a CDS encoding LytR/AlgR family response regulator transcription factor, producing MSELRVLLVDDEPLARRGLRHALARHPDVVVGGECRDGREAVAAIRELRPHLVFLDVQMPELDGFGVIREVGVERMPAVVFITAHDAFAVRAFDVHAVDYLVKPFADERFDEAMQRVRQRLRQGEAVELGRKLAALLADTSGATAASASAPGTAPESLERLMVRVGTRSVLVPAADIDWVEADDYCVTLHVGREEHVLRESLAALETRLGPERFVRIHRSAIVNVERIRELHHASPTETVVVLEDGQRLRVSRSRREALERRLGKAR from the coding sequence ATGAGTGAGCTGCGGGTGCTGCTCGTGGACGACGAACCTCTCGCGCGTCGCGGCCTGCGCCACGCGCTGGCGCGTCATCCGGACGTGGTCGTCGGTGGCGAGTGTCGGGATGGGCGCGAGGCGGTGGCGGCCATCCGGGAGCTGCGGCCGCACCTGGTGTTCCTCGACGTGCAGATGCCGGAGCTGGACGGGTTCGGAGTCATCCGCGAGGTGGGCGTGGAGCGGATGCCAGCCGTCGTCTTCATCACCGCCCACGACGCGTTCGCGGTCCGCGCGTTCGACGTGCACGCGGTGGACTATCTGGTGAAGCCCTTCGCGGACGAGCGCTTCGACGAGGCGATGCAGCGTGTGCGGCAGCGGCTGCGCCAGGGGGAGGCCGTGGAGCTGGGCCGCAAGCTGGCGGCCCTGCTCGCGGACACGTCGGGAGCCACCGCGGCGTCGGCCTCCGCGCCGGGGACCGCCCCGGAGTCCTTGGAGCGGCTGATGGTGCGGGTGGGCACCCGGTCTGTCCTGGTGCCCGCGGCGGACATCGACTGGGTCGAGGCCGATGACTACTGCGTCACGCTGCACGTGGGGCGAGAGGAGCACGTGCTGCGCGAGAGCCTCGCGGCGCTGGAGACGCGACTCGGCCCGGAGCGCTTCGTGCGCATCCACCGCTCGGCCATCGTCAACGTGGAGCGCATCCGGGAGCTGCACCATGCGTCGCCCACGGAGACGGTGGTGGTGCTCGAGGACGGTCAGCGGCTGCGGGTGAGTCGCAGCCGCCGCGAGGCGCTCGAGCGCAGGCTCGGCAAGGCCCGCTGA
- a CDS encoding Hsp70 family protein — MSTALPILGIDFGTTNTSAAFFDKAGKLRVVPVTDKSFTLPSVVWFHAKDKAIVGHAARRQIIDDPRHTVFGAKRFLGRRFQSEYVTQHKDKYAFELVEGDDGYAAVRMYGKVTSLTEVTQLVIRQILTLANHTAGEPFRECVLTVPAHASIRQREAVRQAAEQCGLTVRAIINEPTAAALYYANLRNPEQTVMVFDLGGGTFDATLLAVHNRVVKVLATGGDAFLGGANFDERIVEMLVEDFQRKQGIDLRGNKVVMQRLVFAAESAKMALSTRDATVLRVPCIAQKDGGFIDFDYTLTRKQLEQMVFQLIERTASACDDVLERAKLKAEQIDELVLVGGQTRMPVIRERFSHFKRLSSDREVNPELGVAVGAAILGRNLSRGIAGLSDVVPMPIGIMVPGGAQHEVIPANTPVPATKSVTLELPLIPGPISVALFESLDTTTVERELLGTVRIELDWRTTHKGPTTLELRMGQDFVLGAALVSPQGERHPLAITDLRAPKRAS; from the coding sequence ATGAGCACCGCCCTCCCCATCCTCGGTATCGACTTCGGGACCACCAACACGTCGGCGGCCTTCTTCGACAAGGCGGGCAAGCTGCGCGTGGTGCCGGTGACGGACAAGAGCTTCACGCTTCCCTCGGTGGTGTGGTTCCACGCGAAGGACAAGGCCATCGTCGGGCACGCGGCCCGGCGGCAGATCATCGACGACCCGCGCCACACCGTCTTCGGCGCCAAGCGCTTCCTGGGGCGACGCTTCCAGTCCGAGTACGTCACCCAGCACAAGGACAAGTACGCCTTCGAGCTGGTGGAGGGCGACGACGGCTACGCCGCGGTGCGGATGTACGGGAAGGTGACGTCGCTGACGGAGGTCACGCAGCTGGTCATCCGGCAGATCCTCACGCTGGCCAACCACACCGCCGGCGAGCCCTTCCGCGAGTGCGTGCTGACGGTGCCGGCGCACGCGAGCATCCGCCAGCGCGAGGCGGTGCGACAGGCGGCCGAGCAGTGTGGGCTGACGGTGCGCGCCATCATCAACGAGCCCACGGCGGCGGCGCTCTACTACGCGAACCTGCGCAACCCCGAGCAGACGGTGATGGTGTTCGACCTGGGCGGCGGCACGTTCGACGCCACGCTGCTGGCGGTGCACAACCGCGTGGTGAAGGTGCTGGCCACCGGCGGCGACGCGTTCCTGGGCGGCGCCAACTTCGACGAGCGCATCGTGGAGATGCTGGTGGAGGACTTCCAGCGCAAGCAGGGCATCGACCTGCGCGGCAACAAGGTGGTGATGCAGCGGCTGGTGTTCGCCGCCGAGTCCGCGAAGATGGCGCTGTCCACGCGCGACGCCACGGTGCTGCGCGTGCCCTGCATCGCCCAGAAGGACGGCGGCTTCATCGACTTCGACTACACGCTGACCCGCAAGCAGCTGGAGCAGATGGTGTTCCAGCTCATCGAGCGCACCGCGTCCGCGTGCGACGACGTGCTCGAGCGCGCGAAGCTCAAGGCGGAGCAGATCGACGAGCTGGTGCTGGTGGGTGGACAGACGCGCATGCCCGTCATCCGCGAGCGCTTCTCGCACTTCAAGCGCCTGTCGTCGGACCGCGAGGTCAACCCGGAGCTGGGCGTCGCCGTGGGCGCGGCCATCCTCGGACGCAACCTGTCGCGCGGCATCGCCGGCCTGTCGGACGTGGTGCCCATGCCCATCGGCATCATGGTGCCCGGCGGCGCGCAGCACGAGGTCATCCCCGCCAACACCCCGGTGCCCGCGACGAAGTCGGTGACGTTGGAGCTGCCGCTCATCCCCGGCCCCATCTCCGTGGCCCTCTTCGAGTCGCTCGACACCACCACGGTGGAGCGCGAGCTGTTGGGCACGGTGCGCATCGAGCTGGACTGGCGCACCACGCACAAGGGCCCCACCACGCTGGAGCTGCGCATGGGGCAGGACTTCGTGCTCGGCGCCGCGCTCGTCTCGCCCCAGGGCGAGCGCCACCCGCTGGCCATCACCGACCTGCGCGCCCCCAAGCGCGCGTCGTAG